The Streptomyces sp. NBC_01775 genome includes a region encoding these proteins:
- a CDS encoding CocE/NonD family hydrolase: MHIRTADQFPHQVVREDLWIPLPDGKYLYARVWRPVTDEPVPVLLEYLPYRLSDWTAPRDAQRHPWYAGHGYASVRVDVRGHGNSEGLPGDEYDETELADGEAVIAWLADRPWSSGRVGMFGISWGGFNSLQLAARAPEALKAIVTVCSADDRYDNDVHYMGGSVLAVDMHAWASTMLAFVSRPPDPAQVGEGWREMWQRRLEAVDPFIHTWLGHQSRDAYWRQGSVCEDYSTVKAAVLAVGGWHDPYRDTVLRLVEHLPRESGAPVRGLIGPWSHQYPDRGLPPGPAIGFLQETLRWWDKWLKPEERTAAPAGEKDVMDEPLLRSWISESHPPATVYPQLAGRWVGDGAWPSPAVAMTPYELPGSGPVLVRSPQQTGVDAGRFFPFGNDSDLPPDQREEDGRSVCFDSGALEGRVEVLGRPRVRLRITSDVPRGQVVARVCDVAPDGSSTLVTRGVLNLAARHGRDQVVEWEPGTTEDVTFELNGIGHAFPPGHRIRLALSSAYWPWIWPQPGSEAGWVLDPGASTLELPVRDPAADAGSPPIRFAEPEQAEPLGVRYPEPENQRPERVVVRDVAAGEWRLEVDPRYGGTRVYPDGLEFTEDALESYVVHEGDPLSASAHSAWEIRLRRPDLGWDARVTTRSRLRADGADFIAVNEVRCEDGDEEVFHRVWERRIPRTAG; the protein is encoded by the coding sequence ATGCACATCCGCACAGCTGATCAGTTCCCCCACCAGGTCGTCCGTGAGGACCTGTGGATTCCGCTCCCGGACGGGAAATATCTGTACGCCCGGGTCTGGCGACCCGTGACGGACGAGCCGGTCCCCGTCCTGCTGGAGTACCTCCCCTACCGGCTCAGCGACTGGACGGCCCCGCGCGACGCGCAGCGCCACCCCTGGTACGCGGGCCACGGCTACGCCTCCGTGCGCGTGGATGTGCGCGGCCACGGCAACTCCGAGGGCCTGCCCGGCGACGAGTACGACGAGACGGAGCTGGCCGACGGCGAGGCCGTCATCGCCTGGCTCGCCGACCGGCCCTGGTCCAGCGGCAGGGTCGGCATGTTCGGCATCTCCTGGGGCGGCTTCAACAGCCTCCAGCTCGCGGCCCGCGCCCCCGAGGCGCTCAAGGCGATCGTCACCGTCTGCTCGGCGGACGACCGCTACGACAACGACGTGCACTACATGGGCGGCTCCGTCCTCGCCGTCGACATGCACGCCTGGGCCTCCACGATGCTCGCCTTCGTCTCCCGCCCGCCGGACCCGGCCCAGGTCGGCGAGGGGTGGCGGGAGATGTGGCAGCGCAGGCTGGAGGCCGTCGACCCGTTCATCCACACCTGGCTGGGCCACCAGTCCCGCGACGCGTACTGGCGGCAGGGCAGCGTGTGCGAGGACTACTCCACGGTCAAGGCCGCCGTCCTGGCCGTCGGCGGCTGGCACGACCCCTACCGCGACACGGTCCTGCGGCTCGTGGAGCACCTGCCCCGCGAGAGCGGCGCGCCGGTACGCGGGCTGATCGGCCCCTGGTCGCACCAGTATCCGGACCGCGGCCTGCCGCCGGGACCGGCCATCGGCTTCCTCCAGGAGACCTTGCGCTGGTGGGACAAGTGGCTCAAGCCCGAGGAGAGGACGGCGGCACCGGCCGGCGAGAAGGACGTCATGGACGAGCCGCTGCTGCGCTCGTGGATCAGCGAGTCGCACCCGCCCGCCACCGTCTACCCCCAGCTGGCCGGACGCTGGGTCGGCGACGGGGCCTGGCCCTCGCCCGCCGTCGCCATGACCCCCTACGAGCTGCCCGGCAGCGGCCCCGTACTGGTGCGCTCACCACAGCAGACCGGCGTGGACGCCGGCCGCTTCTTCCCGTTCGGGAACGACTCGGACCTGCCGCCGGACCAGCGCGAGGAGGACGGCCGCTCGGTCTGCTTCGACTCCGGCGCGCTGGAGGGCCGCGTGGAGGTGCTGGGACGGCCCCGGGTGCGGCTGCGCATCACCTCGGACGTGCCGCGCGGACAAGTCGTCGCACGGGTGTGCGACGTGGCGCCGGACGGGTCCTCGACGCTGGTCACCCGGGGCGTCCTCAACCTCGCCGCGCGGCACGGGCGCGACCAGGTCGTCGAGTGGGAGCCCGGTACCACCGAGGACGTCACCTTCGAACTGAACGGCATCGGGCACGCGTTCCCACCCGGCCACCGCATCCGCCTCGCCCTGTCCTCCGCGTACTGGCCCTGGATCTGGCCGCAGCCCGGAAGCGAGGCAGGCTGGGTCCTCGACCCCGGCGCCAGCACCCTGGAGCTGCCCGTACGCGACCCCGCCGCCGACGCGGGAAGCCCGCCGATCCGCTTCGCCGAGCCCGAACAGGCCGAACCCCTCGGCGTCCGCTACCCGGAGCCGGAGAACCAGCGGCCGGAACGCGTCGTCGTCCGCGATGTAGCCGCCGGCGAGTGGCGCCTGGAGGTCGACCCCCGCTACGGCGGCACCCGTGTCTACCCCGACGGCCTCGAATTCACCGAGGACGCGTTGGAGAGCTATGTCGTCCATGAGGGCGACCCCTTGAGCGCCTCGGCCCACTCGGCGTGGGAGATCCGCCTCCGCCGCCCCGACCTGGGCTGGGACGCCCGAGTCACCACCCGCTCCCGTTTGCGGGCTGACGGGGCGGACTTCATCGCCGTGAATGAGGTGCGCTGCGAGGACGGTGACGAGGAGGTGTTCCACCGGGTGTGGGAGCGGCGGATTCCGCGTACTGCGGGCTGA